From the genome of Colias croceus chromosome 12, ilColCroc2.1:
tataattacaaatctaaataaataatctgaaGAGTATCCTGGCttgaattgaaaatattgcaaggctatagaatttaatatcgctctttattattttactatttgaATCAAATTAATGCACCGCGAGTAcagaaaacatatttatagattcaaaaataagaaaaacattGAACTAGAATTCTTTAATAAGCCCTTATAAATTGTCATATTTCatgaaatatacaaattatgattacataatatatggtATGATTTACATACCTTAgtttaaaactgaaaggagTTGGAAAGAAACTATATATATGTAGTTGGTTTccaaagtatataaattttataattttttatacacaTAACAATAATGATGCAAAAATCTGTCACTAATTTTTAAGTGGCATTATTAATCACAATGAACTTACCTGAAGATCTAGGATCGTAGAGGCGAACATGTCTATCGGCTGAAGCTGTAATGATGCTGTTGTTGAGCGGCGACCAATCTAGGTCAAAGAATGCTTTGTTTCCTGGAACaacacataaattataattttttacatggagatcaaaaataaaagcaataattatCCTCCCCATTTTAGATAACGAAAGAATGACTActaaaaaaatgtcataaatACATAACTCTCttgtcataaaaaattaaccatCAGTCCAATCAGGAATTTATTCtttgactagcttccgcccgcgactccgtccgcgcggaaaaattaagatttatttttttctacgtatttttccgggataaaaagtatcctattttatgcccaggataataaggtataattaaaccaagtttcatcgaaatcgaaccgttagttttcacgtgatgcctgaacatacagacagacagacagacagacagacagacaaaaatttttttaatcacatatttgggttttgTATCgttccagtaacaccccctactatttattttttcaatattttcaatgtacagaattgacccttctacagatttattatatgtatagatgtaacatataaataaattgccaataaacttataacttaattatatgagtgaattaaattaaaaataaaaatgcaaaccTACCCGCAATATCCTGTTTAATCCCGCCAAGTTCACAATCCCATATTTTGATCAAGTGATCCCACCCACTAGATACCACTGTGTTGAAATCTATCCATTTGATACCAGATACAGCCTCTCGATGACCTTTAAGTGTCGTAAGTTGTTCCTGtaaaaaagtgttttaaatcaatttttttttacaatacctaGATTTACCTATAAACCTTACAAACTACACAAACAATTAGGATTATTTACTAGGAGTGAGGAgtgaaaaacaataaatttaatgatacATTTATAAGAGGAGGATATTctaaaccataatattataacaaccTCACATTAATGATTTTTGCAGTCAAATCaaacaatatttgttattatgtaatttcagaatccaaaaaaaatgaagaattaaaaaaaaatgtagaaaaaaaaatattttgcaaattATACTCACTCTTGAACTGCCCTGCTCTGGTTTGCTTTTCTTTTTTGATGGTACATTGTCTTCATCAGATAGAcctgaaatattaataaatagatatcttaatatatataaatctcgtgtcacaatgtttgtcctcaatggactcctaaaccacttaaccgattataataaaattcgcacaccatgtgcagtttgatccaacttgagagataggatagtttaaatctcaaatcgttttagagaaagcgggcgaagccgcgggcggtatgctagtaatattatatttttataatacctaattataatcactgaaagtatttaaatatttctattagtctattattatatttctgaaAGTATTTAAGTTTTCATTTTCACTTAATAAACTGAATTTTAACCCAtgttataacttattttttttttacgttttacaAGACTACATCACTAGTTCACTACATACATCTTCATTATATTTACTTCAGGGTCTGAGGATTAATATTGTacctaaatattcaataatttgatattttttccaAACCCTACAATGCTTACAAACTacgtaaacaataaacaatccGACACTCACTCGCACTCCAAAGACACACATTAGTGTCCCAGCTGCCTGTCGCCAAACGTTTTGCATCTGCAGACACAGCGAGACACTCCACCCCCTTATCATGGCCACGACAAGTGACCACGCAGTCTACGGAGTTTGTGGACACATTCCACACCCAGAGCATGGTCGATTGATCGTGAGATCCACTAGAAAATATTGGTTAAATAAAGttctgatattttaaaaaattctattAAGACTGAGAGATATTGATGAAGCCACATGCCTAAATATGTAGTtcaaatgaatattaattatttttgtatcacAGAAAATTGTCATAAATGAAACTAAGAATTTATTTGTCAGAATTTtggtttaaaagttttataaaaaattttaaaacattgtatatttatgtttaaacattgtattgtatatatattgtttaaaatcaCTGCATGTTTAAAGTCTTTAAGAATTCACACCATAAAAAACTTTACTAATTCattaggtaacatttttttttttaaatcaagaTAAAACCAAAGATCAAGCtacagataattaaaatagtaactTCCTAAAAAACATGACTTCTTACCTTGCAAAGACTGCCTGATCTCCAGTGACAGAAACCCAAGCAACTGCTTTTACTGGTGATGTATGGCCTGGGATGGCAAGCTTATGTTGCCCTTTAGAGGTCCATATGTGGAGGCTGTTGTCATAGCTTCCGGAGAGGATCCTATAAATTCAAAACACATTTAAGCATTTTATTGCATAGATCTCTACGATCTATGCAATAAAATGCTCTAAAAAAATTTTCATGGAATAAAGTGTTACATCTAACAGCTGAAAGTTGTAAAATTCTTGAATGTAATGTAGCTGACAACATATTacaagaacataatattaataaataattatgtataaagaaACATAGAAATGCCTATTTCACACTACTCTCATTTGTCTATAACAACTTCTACTAACCAATTTCCATGTGTATCAACTGCTGATACCCAATCATCGTGCATCAAGCAATCTTGAGGACTTGGCGCGGGAAACCGTTCTATATATTCAACTTCTAAAGTTTCCTCCGTTGAAACACTTCTCTCTTGAAGATGTTCCGAAACAGACGTGCGTAGTAGTTCTCCAGATATTAGAAAATCAAAATCTATCGCTTTCTGAACTGCTGAGTTGGATTCTTTCAGTAAACCATTCACTAAAGTACTCAAGTCTGATGTTTGAACATTGGTCTGGATAGCTATTGGAATATCAGGGATCGCATACCTGGAAGAAATGACATATTAGAAATCAATTAAAACTTCATGTTACGTGAATATTATAAGAGGAGAAGTTTGTACTTACTGTTCTTGTTTAGTAATAAATCGAACTTGGATTTGGGCGGCCTCTTCTGTTTCACCCGCCATAATCTTTGTTGAGACAAAACTAACCACAACACAACTATCTAGCTTCTAATGGAAagtgatattaatattaatgttaaatgttttaataattttatacaccgAAATAATAACACGttgtttttaacaaaaacacatGCGATTGACAGAATGACAGccaaaatcaattaaaaactttgaCATGACGTGTAAAGTGTCAAGTGACTTCCACATTcttagagcgttttcacattatccgatccgatatcggatattgaacgccgatagccgatatccgatatcggatacaATTTGCCCTTCCATATTATCCGATAAAATCGTTCTGTTCCGATATCATCATGAGTGTAGTAagaaatttttatagaaaactaaacaaaattgccactttgtatatttttttattaaaaagtaatgattaaaaaaattagacTGATACAGGTCGCGTcaagtaaaaagaacgctgacgGATGGCTGCGCATTGGCGATATATCGGTCTATTTGGTGTTATGAGGTggtataagaataacaaataggtagttgcgaagccacgattcgcgggcctagttcaaaaataaaataatcggcaCATAGCTTTCGTGCAAAACTCGATCCATGCACAAACACACCCCATCACTTTCATCCATCGTTCTTTTTGCGTGACGCGTACTGTAGATCGTAGATgtacatacagtaaaaataactatgttaaaaaaaaacttcaaaaacggaaaagtaaaatataaaaacgatttgatattattaattactgcacattatttagatgtgctatttactaaatagtttttatatcAGTGCCAaatctcctcctttttttgaagtcggttataaattaaatgaatcgGAAAGAAGATGCAAGAttctagtattaaatatattaacacTTTTATAACagtgatttttattaacagtCTTTGTACAAATTTAAGCTACGatctacaaaataaaaaagactAGAGGCACATTAAATTTAACGCGCCTTCGCGGAGTAAGTAATATTGCTTAATTGCTTATTATAGTAGCGACACTTGCGCACAAACATTCGTACAATGTATGCACGTTTgcgtaatattttatggaaaaaaattacaaatttatatCGCTTGCGTTTTCGAGCGAATAAGAGTAACCGGCATTACCTGTGGGCATTACCTAGGACGAGATATTTAATATGCAATTGAGTAAATTTATATACTGAGTAAATTTAATATGCTACggtaaacataaaaaataacagcCGTCGCGGGACGCCTGGCCGATGTGAAACGTGTGTGAAACTTATCGCAGTTTCGATCTGAAATTAATTTCTAGTTtctattcaattcaatttttcGAAGGGTGGCAATTTTGTTTGAGTACAATTCTGCCAATGTCACGTTGGGAAGATAATACTAAgaacaagaagcttatatacagggttacaggtTAAGTCGACCTATTCCTGTTAAGAGCGTAATATAGTAGGGGTCAAAACAAACTGATTTGATCTTAT
Proteins encoded in this window:
- the LOC123696125 gene encoding ribosome biogenesis protein WDR12 homolog, with the protein product MAGETEEAAQIQVRFITKQEQYAIPDIPIAIQTNVQTSDLSTLVNGLLKESNSAVQKAIDFDFLISGELLRTSVSEHLQERSVSTEETLEVEYIERFPAPSPQDCLMHDDWVSAVDTHGNWILSGSYDNSLHIWTSKGQHKLAIPGHTSPVKAVAWVSVTGDQAVFASGSHDQSTMLWVWNVSTNSVDCVVTCRGHDKGVECLAVSADAKRLATGSWDTNVCLWSASLSDEDNVPSKKKSKPEQGSSREQLTTLKGHREAVSGIKWIDFNTVVSSGWDHLIKIWDCELGGIKQDIAGNKAFFDLDWSPLNNSIITASADRHVRLYDPRSSESLVKTTYTSHTGWVQAVRWSTTSETMFLSAGYDGQVKLWETRSPKTPLYDLTGHEDKVLCCNWSNPALLVSGSCDNTLRIFKAKHALAS